From one Colletotrichum destructivum chromosome 3, complete sequence genomic stretch:
- a CDS encoding Putative NodB domain, Galactose-binding-like domain superfamily encodes MVYLKAQCLLAAAYIAVAAAAACVSDLLVDDFSNTLSTNRNNLGSWTSDDASMTSISASGGILSFTPKSGAYFYETFPCQALQADSYTHVQLDIKAPVSGAAFTVQLSSASSCSATTNTKTAFRVTGLTGGWQTVRIPLSSFAGANLNAALSIVIESFSSTQQWQLDKISFVCGQGPTTSATNAPTQATSTPAPSSSLSTSPGCSPLLVDDWASQSRLDFLGYNALLLPTGHDGTMQSVLVNNYHVTLTPKSTSSYFYSQVGCVDATKFGGIALRIKAPAGTTFKIELSSKTTCDGAATASSSQTTAQLGWTFDGTERLYSFPWSKFSGLNLSKLRSIVISAPSQPLTLGPLALYCGSTPSAWTPPSTTSPASPTATVPAPVATVSGFVIDTFSSASTNSLGFWHGGEDMGLSWGSNRVTINAKVPDYAFTTLVSNGCRDLRSYSGSYLHIAYSGHTKFSVSLQQHNSQCNSGVAPYPETRDSLEAARYAKGNDIYIPISHFNINLQRVSSVAIRGVYSAEPVVLTKIEIVPSIPSGVTIPQKLPSGTLVFACTRPNSFAFGIDDGNPKYAARLAQIVRDAGIKVTFFAVGAVLENPSTGMASLYQQLKSEGHQIALHSHTHPRMEGLPTIESIDWEYNEDYRVMENIFGERSNYFRPPFGVEGARMRQRWAAASRSDKAYLVNWSVDVQDWLWAETSTPEKQLDAFNSDVAKGGNLVVMHFSYNSTVNYFPEFIRQAKATGKQIMRIDQCMEDPNAPPL; translated from the exons ATGGTGTACCTCAAGGCGCAATGCCTGTTGGCTGCGGCCTACATCGCAgtggctgccgctgctgcgtGCGTTTCCGACCTCCTGGTGGACGACTTCTCCAACACGCTGTCAACAAACCGAAACAATCTTGGTTCGTGGACGTCAG ACGATGCTAGCATGACCAGCATCTCCGCGTCCGGCGGCATCCTCAGCTTCACCCCCAAGAGCGGAGCATACTTCTACGAGACGTTTCCCTGCCAGGCGCTGCAGGCCGACTCCTACACGCATGTGCAGCTGGACATCAAGGCACCTGTGTCAGGCGCGGCGTTCACGGTTCAACTCAGCTCAGCATCGAGCTGTTCGGCCACGACCAACACGAAGACGGCTTTCCGGGTCACCGGGCTTACCGGCGGCTGGCAGACAGTCCGCATCCCGCTGAGTAGCTTTGCCGGGGCGAACCTCAACGCGGCTCTCTCCATTGTCATCGAGTCCTTCTCATCGACTCAGCAATGGCAGTTGGACAAGATCTCGTTCGTCTGCGGCCAGGGCCCAACAACCTCTGCCA CCAATGCGCCAACCCAGGCCACTTCTACTCCAGCGCCATCCTCGAGCCTGTCCACCTCACCGGGGTGCTCGCCGCTCTTGGTTGATGATTGGGCGTCACAGTCGCGCCTGGACTTCCTGGGTTACAACGCACTTCTGCTGCCGACCGGTCATGACGGAACGATGCAGTCCGTTCTCGTGAACAACTACCACGTCACTCTGACGCCGAAATCCACCTCGTCGTACTTTTACTCCCAGGTCGGATGCGTCGATGCCACAAAGTTTGGCGGCATAGCGCTCCGGATCAAGGCCCCGGCCGGTACGACGTTCAAGATCGAGTTGTCTTCCAAGACGACgtgcgacggcgcggcgacggcgtcatcgtcccaGACCACCGCCCAGCTTGGCTGGACATTCGACGGAACTGAGAGGCTGTACAGCTTCCCCTGGTCAAAGTTCAGCGGGCTCAACCTGTCCAAGCTGAGATCCATCGTCATCTCGGCGCCCAGCCAACCGCTCACCCTGGGCCCGCTGGCGCTCTACTGCGGAAGCACTCCCAGTGCATggacgccgccctcgacgaccagCCCGGCATCGCCGACTGCAACCGTCCCGGCGCCCGTCGCCACGGTCTCGGGTTTCGTCATCGACACCTtcagcagcgccagcaccAACTCGCTCGGGTTCtggcacggcggcgaggacatGGGCCTTTCCTGGGGCTCCAACCGCGTCACCATCAACGCCAAAGTCCCCGACTACGCCTTCACCACGCTCGTCAGCAACGGCTGTCGGGACCTTCGCAGCTACAGCGGCTCGTATTTGCACATTGCCTACTCGGGCCACACCAAGTTCTCCGTTTCGCTGCAGCAGCACAACTCGCAATGCAACTCGGGCGTGGCGCCGTATCCCGAGACGAGGGACagcctcgaggcggcccgGTACGCCAAGGGCAACGATATCTACATCCCCATCTCGCACTTCAACATCAACTTGCAGCGCGTCAGCAGTGTCGCCATCAGGGGCGTGTACAGcgccgagcccgtcgtccTGACCAAGATCGAGATCGTCCCCTCCATTCCCTCGGGCGTCACCATACCTCAGAAGCTACCCTCGGgcaccctcgtcttcgcctgCACGCGGCCCAACTCGTTCGCCTTTGGCATCGATGACGGCAACCCCAAGTACGCCGCCAGGCTGGCGCAGATTGTCCGGGACGCCGGCATCAAAGTGACCTTTTTCGCCGTCGGTGCGGTGCTCGAGAACCCCTCCACCGGCATGGCCAGCCTCTACCAGCAGCTCAAGAGCGAGGGCCACCAGATCGCGCTGCACTCCCACACGCACCCGCGGATGGAGGGGCTCCCGACCATTGAGAGCATTGACTGGGAGTACAACGAGGACTACAGGGTCATGGAGAACATCTTCGGCGAGAGGTCCAACTACTTCCGCCCGCCGtttggcgtcgagggcgcgcGCATGCGCCAGCgctgggcggccgcctccaGGTCGGATAAGGCCTATCTCGTCAACTGGAGCGTGGACGTCCAGGACTGGCTCTGGGCCGAGACGAGCACCCCGGAAAAGCAGCTCGACGCCTTCAACTCGGACGTGGCTAAGGGGGGCAACCTGGTCGTCATGCACTTTTCGTACAACTCGACCGTCAACTACTTCCCCGAGTTCATCAGGCAGGCCAAGGCTACCGGCAAGCAGATCATGCGCATCGATCAGTGCATGGAGGATCCAAACGCACCACCGCTCTGA